One Dokdonia sp. Dokd-P16 genomic window carries:
- a CDS encoding bacteriorhodopsin: MTQELGNANFENFIGATEGFSEIAYQFTSHILTLGYAVMLAGLLYFILTIKNVDKKFQMSNILSAVVMVSAFLLLYAQAQNWTSSFTYNEEVGRYFLDPSGDLFNNGYRYLNWLIDVPMLLFQILFVVSLTSSKFSSVRNQFWFSGAMMIITGYIGQFYEVSNLTAFLVWGAISSAFFFHILWVMKKVIKEGKEGISPAGQKILSNIWILFLISWTLYPGAYLMPYLTGVDGFLYSEDGVMARQLVYTIADVCSKVIYGVLLGNLAITLSKNKELVKANS; this comes from the coding sequence ATGACACAAGAACTAGGAAATGCAAATTTTGAAAACTTTATAGGCGCTACAGAAGGCTTCTCTGAGATTGCTTATCAATTTACATCACATATTCTTACGTTAGGGTACGCAGTGATGCTTGCAGGATTACTCTACTTTATTCTTACTATCAAAAATGTAGATAAAAAATTCCAAATGTCGAACATCCTATCAGCTGTGGTGATGGTATCGGCATTTTTACTTTTATATGCGCAGGCGCAAAACTGGACATCAAGTTTTACTTATAATGAGGAAGTAGGAAGATATTTTCTAGATCCAAGTGGAGATTTATTTAATAATGGATATCGTTATCTCAACTGGCTCATCGATGTACCTATGCTTTTATTCCAAATTCTATTTGTGGTAAGCTTAACTTCTTCAAAATTTAGCTCTGTACGCAATCAGTTCTGGTTTTCTGGGGCAATGATGATTATTACTGGATACATTGGCCAGTTTTATGAAGTAAGTAACTTGACTGCCTTTTTAGTATGGGGAGCTATTTCATCTGCATTTTTCTTCCATATTTTATGGGTAATGAAAAAAGTAATCAAAGAAGGAAAAGAAGGCATTTCTCCTGCAGGACAAAAAATACTTTCTAATATCTGGATCTTGTTTTTAATTTCATGGACTTTATACCCAGGAGCTTACTTAATGCCATACCTCACAGGAGTAGATGGATTTTTATACAGTGAAGACGGTGTGATGGCTAGACAACTAGTATACACTATTGCAGATGTATGTTCTAAAGTTATCTATGGTGTACTATTAGGTAACCTTGCAATTACACTAAGTAAAAACAAAGAGTTGGTTAAAGCAAATAGCTAA
- the gldA gene encoding gliding motility-associated ABC transporter ATP-binding subunit GldA → MSIVVTDITKMYGKQKALDHISFSLQKGEIVGFLGPNGAGKSTLMKILTTFLAPTSGTATVHHHDTKSNVQEVRRAVGYLPEHNPLYVEMYVREYLAFNAGVYKVSKERIDEVINLTGLTSEAHKKISQLSKGYRQRVGLATALLHDPEVLILDEPTTGLDPNQLLDIRNLIKDIGKKKTILMSTHIMQEVEAICDRVIIINKGTIVADKKMTELRDGQQQIVIAEFDYRVEEVALSRLDKVASVKNTTGFIYEITFSTQDDMRAKVFDFAHDNDLKILQLNQKNVSLEGLFTELTSS, encoded by the coding sequence ATGTCCATTGTAGTAACAGACATCACAAAAATGTACGGCAAGCAAAAGGCGCTTGATCATATTTCTTTTTCCTTACAAAAAGGTGAAATTGTAGGTTTTCTCGGCCCTAATGGTGCTGGCAAGAGTACATTAATGAAAATACTCACCACCTTTCTTGCTCCTACGTCTGGCACGGCAACAGTACATCACCACGACACCAAAAGCAATGTACAAGAAGTACGTCGTGCTGTGGGATACTTACCAGAACACAACCCACTATATGTAGAAATGTATGTGCGAGAATACCTCGCTTTTAACGCAGGAGTTTATAAAGTTTCTAAAGAACGTATAGATGAAGTTATCAACCTCACAGGACTAACCTCTGAGGCACATAAAAAAATAAGCCAACTATCAAAAGGGTACCGACAGCGTGTAGGTCTTGCTACTGCTTTACTACATGACCCAGAAGTATTGATACTCGATGAGCCTACTACGGGACTAGATCCTAATCAGCTATTAGACATTAGAAATCTCATTAAGGATATAGGCAAGAAAAAGACGATATTAATGAGTACGCACATTATGCAAGAGGTAGAAGCTATTTGTGATCGTGTGATTATTATTAATAAAGGAACTATAGTTGCAGATAAGAAAATGACGGAGCTACGCGATGGACAGCAACAAATAGTCATTGCCGAATTTGATTACCGTGTAGAAGAAGTAGCATTGAGCAGGCTAGACAAAGTAGCTTCTGTAAAAAACACTACAGGGTTTATATATGAAATTACCTTTAGTACTCAAGATGATATGAGAGCAAAGGTCTTTGACTTTGCACATGATAACGACCTTAAAATCTTACAACTCAATCAAAAAAACGTGAGCCTAGAGGGATTATTTACAGAACTCACTTCCTCCTAA
- a CDS encoding prephenate dehydratase, translating to MKVAIQGVQGSFHHKVAQEFFGADVAVVECMSFPRLVDTLVEGEVQDAVMAIENSIAGAILPNYALLDKHDLHIEGEFYLDIQHQLMALPGQGIEDIKEVWSHPMAILQCREFFRNYPDIKLVEDTDTAGVAREIQEMQLQGIAAIASTAAASIYKLEIIKESIQTINENATRFFILNKDKKQVEGVIDKASLRFSADHKRGSLAAILNVLSDCKMNLTKIQSMPIIEKPWKYAFFVDVTFEKIESFNKAVQLLEIMANDFKVLGVYKNRKQ from the coding sequence ATGAAAGTAGCAATACAAGGCGTACAAGGATCATTTCATCACAAGGTAGCTCAAGAGTTTTTTGGGGCAGACGTTGCTGTGGTGGAGTGCATGTCTTTTCCTAGACTAGTAGATACACTAGTAGAAGGAGAAGTTCAAGATGCTGTAATGGCTATAGAAAATAGTATCGCAGGGGCAATACTCCCTAACTATGCGCTGCTAGATAAACATGATTTACACATAGAAGGAGAGTTTTACCTTGACATCCAGCACCAGTTAATGGCGCTACCAGGTCAAGGAATAGAAGATATAAAAGAAGTGTGGTCACACCCTATGGCAATCTTACAATGTCGTGAGTTTTTTAGAAACTATCCAGACATCAAGCTTGTAGAAGATACAGATACCGCAGGTGTAGCACGTGAGATACAAGAAATGCAACTACAAGGAATAGCAGCGATAGCCAGTACAGCTGCAGCAAGTATTTACAAACTGGAAATCATTAAAGAGTCCATACAGACTATAAATGAAAATGCAACCCGCTTCTTTATTTTAAATAAGGATAAGAAACAAGTAGAAGGTGTTATTGATAAGGCATCTCTAAGATTTTCGGCAGACCATAAGCGTGGTAGCCTTGCGGCAATATTAAATGTGCTGAGTGATTGCAAGATGAATCTCACAAAAATTCAGTCCATGCCTATTATCGAAAAGCCGTGGAAGTATGCATTTTTTGTAGATGTGACTTTTGAAAAAATAGAAAGTTTTAACAAGGCAGTACAATTACTAGAAATCATGGCAAATGATTTTAAAGTACTAGGAGTCTACAAAAACAGAAAGCAATGA
- a CDS encoding pyridoxal phosphate-dependent aminotransferase, with protein sequence MMQPANRLQETKEYYFSRKLKEVRALIADGHPVINMGIGSPDMPAPPAAVAAMLKGLHDSVAHQYQSYTGIPELRGAMADFYKKQYGVIANPDTEILPLMGSKEGIMHISMAFLNPGDKVLFPNPGYPSYAAVTRLVEAEAITYDLNEENGWLPDLKALAAQDLSGVKIMWVNYPHMPTGTKVPDGFFEELIAFAKAQHILVINDNPYSFVLNDNPQSLLAVPGASEVALELNSLSKTFNMSGWRVGMVLGSAENIGHVLRVKSNMDSGMFYGIQKGAVAALGLGDDWFEHINTIYGRRRKLVYELAERLGCTYDRDAVGLFVWAKLPEGIDAETFIDNILLEKYIFITPGTIFGTMGKGYIRFSLCVKEEEIKEAISRF encoded by the coding sequence ATGATGCAACCAGCAAATAGGTTACAGGAAACCAAGGAATACTACTTTTCGCGAAAGCTTAAGGAAGTTCGCGCACTCATTGCAGATGGTCATCCTGTGATTAATATGGGAATAGGAAGCCCAGATATGCCAGCACCACCAGCAGCAGTTGCGGCGATGCTCAAAGGATTGCATGATAGCGTAGCTCACCAGTACCAGAGTTATACTGGTATTCCTGAATTACGAGGAGCCATGGCAGATTTCTATAAAAAACAATATGGAGTAATCGCAAATCCAGACACTGAGATATTACCACTCATGGGTTCTAAGGAAGGGATTATGCACATCTCGATGGCATTTTTGAATCCTGGAGATAAAGTCCTTTTTCCTAATCCTGGATACCCTAGTTATGCTGCGGTAACAAGACTTGTGGAGGCAGAAGCAATTACATACGATCTTAACGAAGAGAACGGTTGGTTGCCAGACTTAAAGGCACTGGCGGCTCAAGATCTTTCGGGTGTAAAGATAATGTGGGTAAATTATCCTCATATGCCTACTGGGACTAAGGTGCCAGATGGTTTTTTTGAAGAATTGATCGCTTTCGCGAAAGCGCAACACATACTAGTAATCAACGATAATCCATATAGTTTTGTGCTTAATGACAATCCGCAATCACTGCTGGCAGTACCCGGAGCGTCTGAAGTAGCCTTAGAACTCAACAGTCTTAGTAAGACCTTCAATATGTCCGGATGGCGTGTGGGAATGGTACTAGGAAGCGCCGAAAATATAGGACACGTATTGCGTGTAAAATCTAATATGGATAGCGGTATGTTTTACGGCATACAGAAAGGAGCTGTAGCAGCCTTAGGCCTAGGAGATGACTGGTTTGAGCATATCAATACCATTTATGGACGCCGTCGTAAACTAGTTTATGAGCTAGCCGAAAGGTTAGGTTGTACGTACGACAGAGATGCTGTAGGATTATTTGTTTGGGCAAAACTTCCCGAGGGAATCGATGCCGAGACATTTATAGATAATATTTTATTAGAGAAGTACATCTTTATCACACCAGGAACCATTTTTGGAACGATGGGGAAAGGCTACATCAGATTTAGCCTTTGTGTAAAAGAAGAAGAAATTAAAGAAGCAATAAGCAGATTTTAA
- a CDS encoding prephenate dehydrogenase, with the protein MKDIYIIGLGLIGGSFARDLREQEPAATIYGIDASESHVTEALSLGFIDKSAVLEDIKAADLVVLAIPVDVAIHVLPDVLNHIGDDTIVVDMGSTKQAICEVVSSHPRRRNFLACHPIAGTEFSGPSAAITGLYNGKTNIICEVEKTAFKLQEKVLDLFKNMGMRIRYMDPVSHDKHIAYVSHLSHISAFMLGKTVIQKEKNERDIFDMAGSGFASTVRLAKSNPVTWTSIFKENKENVLETLTEYIANLNDFKTLLENDDFQGVHDEMENTNHIKEILNGIK; encoded by the coding sequence ATGAAAGACATTTACATCATAGGGTTGGGGCTTATAGGAGGATCATTTGCGCGAGATTTGCGCGAGCAAGAACCTGCGGCAACTATTTATGGTATAGATGCAAGTGAATCTCACGTAACTGAGGCGTTATCATTAGGTTTTATTGACAAAAGCGCCGTACTAGAAGATATTAAAGCAGCAGACCTCGTAGTGCTGGCAATCCCAGTAGATGTGGCTATTCACGTACTACCAGACGTTCTTAATCATATAGGAGACGATACGATTGTGGTGGATATGGGATCTACAAAGCAAGCCATTTGTGAAGTAGTATCATCACACCCTAGACGTCGCAATTTTCTTGCATGTCATCCTATCGCAGGAACAGAATTTTCTGGGCCTAGTGCTGCGATTACAGGCTTATATAATGGGAAGACTAATATTATATGCGAGGTAGAGAAAACAGCTTTTAAGCTGCAAGAAAAGGTGCTCGACCTATTTAAGAATATGGGCATGCGCATACGTTACATGGATCCTGTGTCTCATGATAAACATATAGCATACGTGAGTCATCTCTCACACATAAGCGCATTTATGCTAGGAAAGACGGTGATACAAAAAGAGAAAAATGAGCGTGATATTTTTGACATGGCGGGCAGCGGATTTGCATCTACCGTACGTTTAGCAAAAAGTAATCCAGTTACATGGACCTCAATTTTTAAAGAGAATAAAGAGAATGTCTTAGAGACGCTAACTGAATATATTGCAAATCTCAACGATTTTAAAACGCTTTTGGAAAATGACGATTTTCAAGGAGTACACGATGAGATGGAAAACACGAATCATATTAAGGAAATATTAAACGGAATTAAATAG